In Campylobacter porcelli, the sequence TTGTAAATTTATTTTTGCATTTTGCGTGAAATTATTTTCTATATCATATAGGCTTTGAGGGCGTAATTTAAGAAGCTTTTCTAGCTCATCTTGACTATAATCAAATTTAGATTTTAAGGGCATTTTAGAAGCGATATTTACCGGTGCTGCGTCTATGAAAGTAGATAGATGGTGTAGCTTTTGGCTACTTACGCCACTAGCGTTATGAGCTGGTGGGCGATCTATGGTGCTTATATCTATTCTATGGGGTGAGATCTTTTTAAAGGCTTTATTTAATGCTATAAACTCATCATCGCTATCATTATAACCAGCCACAACCAAAACTTCCATAATCAGCTCACCTTTAAATTTCATCCTAAATTCGCTCATTAGCTCTATTAGATTATCTGTATCGATCTTATCGATGCTCCTATCTATTTTGCGAAATGTCTTTGGATTAGCACTATCAAGGCTGAATTTAACAATGTCAAGCTCTAAAAGGGTGTTTGATATTTTAGGGTTTAAAACGGCACTTCCATTGCTAAGAATTAATGATTTTTGCGTAGTTTTAAGTAGATTTATTTGAGCAATTAAATTTGATAAATCGCTATATAGACTAGGCTCTCCATTAGCCGTAATAGTGATAACATCAATATCTTTAAATTCGCTAAGGGCGTCTTTTAGCTCATTTATTATCTCGCTAGTGCTTGGCTCATTTGCTATGGTGCGGACAACCTTGGCTTTAGCTAATTCGCAGTATAAGCAGTCAAAATTACAACTTTTTTGCTCTGGGCTTAAGTCAATCCCAAGTGAGCTACCAAATCTGCGGCTACTCACTGGGCCAAATATGAATTTATACTTCATTATTTTGCATATTTTGCGGATTTTTCTTGGACAGATTTGATAAAGTATTTGGCATTTTCAACTGGAATATCAGGCAAAATACCATGGCCTAGGTTAAAAATATGCCTTTTGCCACCCATAATTGATAAAATTTCATCTACACCATCATCTATCGCATCTTTGCTATATAGTCTTGCTGGTTCCATATTGCCTTGTAGGACATATTTTTTACCTAGTGAGTTTTTGACGCTTTTAAGCGGAGTGCTCCAATCCACACCCAACACATCAAAATTACCGCTAATATCTTCTAAAAATCCGCCAATCCCTTTAGGAAAGACAATCACAGCTATATCAGGAAAATTGCTTTTTAAGTAATCTACAATCTCATTAATATAGCTAAATCCAAATTCCATATAAGCACTTTTTTCTAATGCTCCAGCCCAGCTATCAAATATCTGAACGGCATTGACCCCAGCTTTAATCTGCTCTGATAGATATAGTTTGAGTGCGTTAGTTACTTTACGCAAAATAGCGTGTAAAAATTGCGGATTATCATATACCATTTTTTTGCAGATATTATAGGTTTTGGTGCTACCGCCTTCGATCATATATGTAGCTATAGTCCATGGAGCACCGCAAAAGCCTATTAGAGCTTTATCTTGTGGTAATTTTTCTCTAGTTAGTTTAATGGTATCATATACATAGCTTAAATTTTTAATAGCTTTATCGCTACTTAATCTATCTAAATCCTCCATCGTGGCAATTGGTTTAGGAAATAGCGGCCCTTCGCCTTTTACAAATTTAAGCTCCATACCCATCTCCATAGGAACAACCAAAATATCGCTAAAAAGAATCGCCGCATCTACGCCTAAAATATCCACAGGCTGAAGTGTAACCTCGCTAGCTTTTTTATAATCTTTACAAAGTGATAAAAAATCCCCCGCTTCAGACCTTACTTTCATATATTCAGGAAGGTATCTACCAGCTTGACGCATCATCCAAACTGGAGTATAAGGTGTTGGCTTACCAAAACACGCATCTATAAAAATCATAAATATCCTTTATCCTAATGTTTTGAGCTTTTATGTAAGAAATATAGACCCAAGCAAAGAGCTAAAATCGATAATGCTAAATATACCATTTCAAGCGGTGTGGTAAATTTAGCATGTAATACACGCTGAAAGAAATTTACCACTAAAACCATCACAATAACCTTACCAATCTTATCTTTGAGCTGGTCTAAACTATGAACTTCAAGCACTCTAGCCTGTCTGGAGTTTTTAATTGTATCGATTTGACTAATGAAAAGCTCATAAATTCCAAAGCTAAATATAAAAAATACAAGCGCCATCAAATATAGATCTATCGCACCGATGATAAGCCCCACGCCATCACTATGTAAATCTATACTATGATCGCCTAATACTAGGTAATTCCAAGCATAGATAAATACTTTTATAATATCATAACTAGCTACAATAAACATTACAAAAGCTCCTAGTAATCCAAATATCACAGGAAGCAAGGTAACCATTCTAGACTTCCATAAAAGCCCTTCAAATAGCCTTTCTATCTTGTTTTTTATACTATCCATTTTGCTCTTGTAGCTCTATCCATTTTTGTGCTATTCTAACCGCATTTGTAGCAGCGCCAACTCTGATTTGATCAGCTACGCACCATAGGTGAAGTATGCTCTCATCGTAATTATCACGTCTAATCCTACCCACATAAGTATCATTTGTATCACTAGCGTGGATTGGCATTGGGTATAGATTATCTTTTGGGCTATCTTGGACTACTACGCTTGGAGCGTTTTTTAGAATTTGAGTTGCTTTTTGTGCGTCAATTGCTGTTTGAAATCTGATAGTGATACTCTCGCTATGACTTCTAAGGACTGGCACACGAACGCAAGTAGCACTAACTTGTATATTTTTGTGAAGGATTTTTTGGGTTTCATTAACCATTTTCATCTCTTCTTTTGTGTAGTCATTTTCTAAAAATATATCAATATGTGGGATTACATTTAGAGCGATTTGATGCTTAAAAGCACTTGGCTCACACTCATCAAGCTTGAATTCAAAAAACTTTTGCATCTGTAAAACTAGCTCCTCCATACCCTTTTTACCAGCTCCGCTTGTAGCTTGATATGTGCTTACATCCACCCTTTGGATACCAAAGGCATCATCAAGAGGTTTTAGGATTTGAACCATTTGGATTGTGGAGCAATTTGGGTTGGCTATTATACCTTTATTATGCCACTGAGAAATATCCTCTGGATTACACTCTGGCACCACTAAAGGCACTTCTGGATCCATTCTAAAGTGGCTAGTATTATCGATAACTACAGCCCCGCTAGCCGCAGCCAGCGGTGCAAAATGAGCAGATATACTTCCACCAGCACTAAAGAATGCTATATCTATCTCATGCTCTTCAAATACAGTATCAGTAAGCTCGACAATAGGATAGCTCTTGCTTTTAAATTCAATCTCTTTCCCAACGCTTCTAGCACTTGCAAGTGGCAATATATCGCCAACTGGAAAATTCATCTCTTCTAAAACACGAAAAATCTCTTCGCCTACAGCCCCAGTAGCTCCGACTACTGCTATACTATACTTTCTCATACTACGCCTTAGATTTAAATTTAACTCGCAATTTTATCTAAATTTAACTTAATATAAGGCAAATTTAGATAGCAAGGTTATTTTTTAGCATAGATGAATAGATCTTCTTTGCTAATGCTTTTTTCTTCGCTTAATATCGCAGCACGCTCGACAATGCTAATAAGCTCTCTTATGTTTCCAGGATAATTGTAATCTAAAAGCTCTTTAATGGCCTCTTTGCTAAACTCTTTTTGGCCTAGTTCATACTCAGCACAAACTCTTTTTAAAGTCGCAGCGGCTATCCCTTCGATCTCATCTTTACGCTCTCTAAGCGGTGGAATTTTAAGCGGAATGGTATTTAATCTATAAAATAGATCTTCTCTAAACTCTCCATTAGCTACCTTTTGCTCTAAATTTGCATTTGTAGCACTAATTATCCTTACATCTATTTTGATAGGCTTACTAGCTCCTACGCGGACTATTTCACGCTCTTGAATAGCTCGTAGTAGCTTTGGTTGTAAATTTAGTGGCATTTCGCCTATTTCATCTAAAAATAGCGTTCCGCCACTAGCAAGTTCAAAAAGCCCCTTTTTAGTCGTTGTAGCATCAGTGAAGGCACCCTTTTCATACCCATATAGCTCACTTTCTAGCAGATTTTCAGGAATGGCTGCCATATTTATAGCCATTAGCGGATTATCTTTTCGTTTTGAATTTTCATGGATATATCTGCTAAATAGCTCCTTACCAACTCCACTCTCTCCCATTATCATTACGCTTACATCTGTTTGAGCTGCCTTTTTGGCGATATTTAAGGTTTTATCTAAATTTGCAGACGCTGATAAGAAATTGCTATTTTTAATCTGTGTTGTGATATTTGGCTTTTTGGTTTTTTGAGTGATTAAAGTTGTTCTTTTAATAGCTGTAGCTAAAGTGTCAATATCAAATGGCTTGGTTAGAAAGTCCTTTACTCCAAGTCTAACGCTCTCAATAGCTCTATTTAAGGTAGCATTTCCAGTCATAATTATAACATCATATTTTCCATTTAACTCTTTGATAAACTCTAGCCCATCCATGCCAGGCATATTTATATCAGTTACGATTATATCAGTATCACTACTTAACTTTTTAAGGGCTTCTGTGGCACTTTTGTATGATTTTACGCTAAATTCTTCATAATCTCCAAGAGCTATTTCAAGAGATTTTCGCATATTTATATCATCTTCTACAATTACAACATTCATGATTTACCTTATGATTTTGCTTATTGTAGCACTACCTGGCTTAAATTCCACTATAAAGCGAAGTGGAATGATGGTTAATTCTGTGGTGTAATTAGCAGAATTTAAATTAGTTATTGAATTTTCTAAGATTTTAACTTGCTCTTTGATAAAGCACTCAAATAGCTCATTTTTATGTAAATTTAAATACTCTAATGAGCTTAAATTTGATGGTTTATCAGATTTAATGGTGCAGATAATTTGCTTACTATCATAGCCCTTTACCATAGAGCTTGAGATAGCGATATTATCACTACTAATAACCCCATTGGAGACGATGAGCTTAGCCCAAAAGATAAACTCATCACTTCCAAATAGAGTATTTAGAGTAATTATTAATAAGCAAAGAGCTCTTGCCACTTTTCTTGATCTATTTTTAGCTCCATTTCAACCCTGTATAGACCATCTTTAAAATCTTGGTTGATTACTGAAGCATTTTTAATCAGTCCTAATACTCTAGCTTCGATCACAGAGCTTTGTAGCATTGCGTCTTTTACGGTCTCTTTAGCGTTGATTTTAACGCCATATAGTTTGCCAGCAAGCTGTCTATAACCATCTGTTATAGCTGAACGCTTAGCTAGAGCTCTAGCTTGAGCTGGGCTAACTGTATCCATAGGCGGAATTCCTTCTCCTACAGCCGTAAATACAGCTTCACTATCTAAATCCATAGTAGGAAGCATCTTGTCGTTTTTGATAATATCTCTAATATCATCTTTATCCACTTTTTGCACTACTACCTCTGTTGGCTGCTGATTTAAGCTAGAGATAGTATTTGCACAACCACTAAGCACCAATCCTACAATTAATACTGATAAAACTCTTTTCATACCTTACAACCTTTTAAATTGAATTCTAAATTGATTAAAGCAAATCTCATTCCACTTCTGTGATTTTAGCCATCTGTTCGGCTATAAAATCATCATCAATGATGTCAAAATCCTCATCATCGCTATCTTCTTTTGGGCATCTTGCTATGCTTACTACATCATCGCCATCTACATTTACAACGATTACGCCACTTGTATTGCGACCTGCTTTCCTAATGCTTTGCATATCTACTCTAATCATCTTGCCACTACTTGTTAGAGCCATCAAATCCATACTCTCATCTACCATTACTACGCCGACTAGATCTTTGGTTTTTGATGTTAGCTTCATACAGATTACGCCTTTACCGCCACGGCTTTGGAGTCTATATTCATCTGCGGTAGTGCGTTTGCCTATACCTTTTTGACTTACACTTAGTATCTCTTGAGTATCATTTTCTATCACTACAGCACCTACGACTTCATCGCCTTTTTCTTTAAATCTAATGGCAGTTACACCACGAGCTACGCGACCAATTTGCCTTACTTTGCTTAATGGGAATTTGATACACATACCTTTTTTAGTAACTACAAATAGCATTTTTTCATCATTTGACTCAGGCAGCTCATCAATACTATCTAAGATATGCTCTATCTCGCTCTCTTTAAGCTCAGATATGGCTTCTATATCGCTATCAACTACCTCTTCTAAGGCGTAATATCCGCTCTCTTCAACCTCATTTTCTACTACAATATCTGGATTGTTATTTAAATTTGAGCTTTCATAATCTTGGCTTGTAGCGATCACAGCAGTTACTAACTCATCATTTTCATCTAAATTTATAGCCTTTACACCAATACTTCGTATATTTTGGTATTCGCTTAAATTTGTCCTTTTTACTAATCCATTTTTGGTGAAAAATGCTAAAGATTTGGTTTGCGAAAAATCCGTAGTCGGGATAATAGCTTTTATCTTCTCATCTGGTTGGAGATTGATTAGATTGACTACTGCTTTTCCTTTGGCGGTGCGACTTCCTTCTGGGATTTTATAGACTTTTAGCCAGTATAATTGACCGCGGTCAGTTACAAACATCAGCGTATCATGACTCATACAAGTAAAGAAACTCTCTATAAAGTCATCATCATATGTAGTTACTGCTACTTTGCCCTTGCCACCACGCTTTTGCTTTTCATAATTTTTGCTTGGGACGCGTTTGATATAGCCTCTATGTGTGATTGTAACTACCATATTTTCATTTGGTATAAGATCTTCAATATCGATATCATCGTAATCATCGACTATCTCAGTAATTCTAGGGCATTTAAATTTAGACTTAATCTCTAAAAGTTCATCTCTAATGATATTTTCTATTAGCTCTTCGCTTTTTAAGATCGCATCTAATCTCTCTATAAGCTCTAAAATTTCTTTTAATTCAGCTTCTAGCTTTTCACGCTCTAAGCCTGTAAGCTTGCTTAATCTCATATCCAAGATTGCATTGCTTTGTAACTCACTTAAGCCAAATTTACTCATTAAGCCATCTCTAGCACTATTTGTATCGGCACTTGTTTTGATTAAAGCGATTACATCATCTATATTATCTAAAGCTATTTTCAGCCCTTCTAAGATGTGAGCCCTAGCTCTTGCTTTTTGCAAATCAAAGATAGTTCTTCTGATAATTACCGTTTTTCTATGATTTAAGAATAATTTTAATAGCTCAATTAGCGAAAATATCTTTGGTTCTTTATTATTAATCGCTAGCATAATCACCCCAAATGTAACCTCCATTTGGGTAGATTTAAATAGATTATTTAATACAATATCGCTCATCGCATCACGCTTAAGCTCGATAACAAGGCGAATTCCATCTCTATCGCTCTCATCACGGACTTCGCTGATGCCTTCTATTTGCTTATCTTTGACTAAATCAGCTATATCAGAGTGGAGTTTGCTTTTATTTACTTGATATGGCAATTCATCTACGACTATTACATCTTTATTTGGCTTTTTTTCTATATGTGTTTTAGCTCTTAATTTTATCCTACCCCTACCGGTGCGGTAAGCCTCCATTATCCCTTTTTTACCAAAGATTATACCACCAGTTGGAAAGTCTGGCCCTTTGATATGTGCCATTATATCTTCTAATGTAGCACTTTTATCATCTAATAAAACCAAAAGACCATCTACTAGCTCATCTAGACTATGTGGCGGAATATTTGTCGCCATACCCACTGCTATACCGCTTGAGCCATTTAGTAGTAAATTTGGCACTCTAGCTGGTAGTACATCTGGCTCGACCATGCTATCATCGTAGTTTGGGATAAAATCAACCGTATCTTTATCTAAATCTTTTAGCAGCTCTTCGGCTAAGATTGTCATTCTAGCCTCAGTATAACGCATCGCAGCAGCATTATCACCATCTACTGAGCCGAAGTTTCCTTGTCCATCTACTGCTGGAACTCTCATAGAGAAGCTCTGAGCCATTCTAACAAGTGCGTCATACACAGCTGTATCGCCGTGTGGGTGGTATTTACCGATTACATCACCTACTATACGGGCTGACTTTTTATATGGGCTGCGACTTCCTACGCCTAAATCATTCATAGCATATAAAATTCTTCTATGGACTGGCTTTAATCCATCTCTAGCATCTGGTAATGCACGACCTATGATAACGCTCATAGAGTAGTCTAGGTAACTAGCCTTTATGGAGTCTTCTACATCTATAGCCGTAACATCTTGATTTGAGTTAAAAATATTATCTTCCATTGTTTTCCTTAGAAAGTCTGGGTATTATTTTAGCTTAAATTTAATAAATATTAGCTAAAAAGGAGATATTTACTCAATTTATCTATATTTTAAAATCCTTCAAGCAAGATTAAATATAACGATTTTATAGTGTTATCATCTAAGTGGGCCGTAGATCCTGTAGATAGGAATTTCATAATATCATCTTTGTTTAATATATATTTATTAATGCATATTGGGTGAGCGGCTAAAAATGCCCTACCAAGGCTAATCTCATCGCTTAAAGGATTATCGCAGATAAAGCAGTAGTTATCTAGATGCAACCGACCTTCGAATTTCAAAATCTTAGCATACGCCTCAAGTATCACTCTAATAGGGTTTTGGCGATGAAATTTCTTCGCACAACTCTCAACTAATTCAAAATAAAACTCATCGCTATCTTCTACATCACGCAGATGATCGGCTAAAAGCCTCATAAAATTTTGCCAAATCAAGAGCTTTTCTCTATCGATTAACCAGCTAAATCCCAAATGCATAGTCGAGCGAAGGTGCGGTAAGAATGCCTTACTCTCAATTAGCTCAAAATCAAGCTTGAAGCCTTGAGTGATAATAGAGTGTCTAGCTCCATAAAATCTATAGCATTTTATCTGTTTGTGTGATGATAAAATCGTAACTAGACAATCCTCATCTTTGACTTTTTGAACCTTTAAGATATAGCCTTGCATGGATCAAAAAACTGCTCAATTTGCTCTTTCATCATATCTATTGATTGAATTTGATTTACACTAGATCTAAACTCACTAGCGCCACTAATCCCTTTGGAGTATTCGTGTAAATGCTTACGAAATATGCTAATAGCGTGTTTGCCGTAAGTTTTTAGCATTAATTCAAAATGCTCTTTTACTATCTCTTTTTTCTCATATGGGCTTATGCTTTGATTATTTTTTATCTCTTGAAATATCCAAGGTGAGCCGATACTAGCACGACCGATCATCAAGCCATCGCAATTAGTTATCTTTAAAACCTCTTTATAATTATTTATATTAATATCGCCATTAGCAATAACTGGGATATTAGTAGATGATTTAACCATTGCTATGGCCTCATAATCAACCAAAGCACTATATCCACCAGCCCTTGTGCGACCATGAACACAGATGAAATCAGCCCCAGCATTAGCTAGATCTTGTGCTATCTCATGAGCCATTTTGGTATTAAATCCTAGGCGAATTTTAACTGAAGTGTAGCGTTTATTTGATCTATTTTTGATCGTTTCTACAAGGGTGCAAAGCAGTTTTGAGTCATTTAAAAGAGCTGAGCCGGCATTTTGCTTGACTACTTTTGGCACAGGACATCCGCAGTTTAAATCTATCCCATCTATCCCATCAAATTCATTTAAAATATCCACAGCCTTCGCGATTATATCCTTTTGGCTTCCAGCAATTTGGATAATATATGGGGATTCTAGTGGGGATTTTTCGATCATTGATAGGGTCTTATCATGCTCATATACAAGGGCATTAGAGCTAATCATCTCACTAACAGTACAATCACACCCAAATCTCTTAGCTAGAGTGCGAAGTGGCAGATCAGAAAATCCAGCTAATGGAGCTAAAAATAGCGGTTTAGAGCTAAAATCTATCATTAATAAAATAGATCCGCTCTAGTGATTTTGCCGTGATCTCTTAAAAATATTAAGGTTTCTATGCGTTCAAATTTGCTATTTTCACTTGCTATAATCTCTCTTAATTGATCTATCATTCCAAAGTCATAAAGTAGATATAAATACGCTTCAAGCGCAGATGGCTCTTCATTTCTTAAGCGATCAAACATTGATATTAAAAGATCAGGCTCAATTTTGCTTTTTAAAATTTTAGCAATTTGAATATACTCATCTGAGGTAAATTTAACCTTGCTAATAGTAGCAAAAATATCATTTGTACTAATCTCAAAATTATCCTTAACATATCTATTTATTAATATAAAAATATCGCTATTTGTGTAGGTTGGATTAAATTTAGATAGCTCTAAAAATGTGCCATTTTCAATCAAAGCATTAGAAGCTGCTGATATGAGCTCATCATTTGTCTCTTTATTT encodes:
- the gyrA gene encoding DNA gyrase subunit A, with product MEDNIFNSNQDVTAIDVEDSIKASYLDYSMSVIIGRALPDARDGLKPVHRRILYAMNDLGVGSRSPYKKSARIVGDVIGKYHPHGDTAVYDALVRMAQSFSMRVPAVDGQGNFGSVDGDNAAAMRYTEARMTILAEELLKDLDKDTVDFIPNYDDSMVEPDVLPARVPNLLLNGSSGIAVGMATNIPPHSLDELVDGLLVLLDDKSATLEDIMAHIKGPDFPTGGIIFGKKGIMEAYRTGRGRIKLRAKTHIEKKPNKDVIVVDELPYQVNKSKLHSDIADLVKDKQIEGISEVRDESDRDGIRLVIELKRDAMSDIVLNNLFKSTQMEVTFGVIMLAINNKEPKIFSLIELLKLFLNHRKTVIIRRTIFDLQKARARAHILEGLKIALDNIDDVIALIKTSADTNSARDGLMSKFGLSELQSNAILDMRLSKLTGLEREKLEAELKEILELIERLDAILKSEELIENIIRDELLEIKSKFKCPRITEIVDDYDDIDIEDLIPNENMVVTITHRGYIKRVPSKNYEKQKRGGKGKVAVTTYDDDFIESFFTCMSHDTLMFVTDRGQLYWLKVYKIPEGSRTAKGKAVVNLINLQPDEKIKAIIPTTDFSQTKSLAFFTKNGLVKRTNLSEYQNIRSIGVKAINLDENDELVTAVIATSQDYESSNLNNNPDIVVENEVEESGYYALEEVVDSDIEAISELKESEIEHILDSIDELPESNDEKMLFVVTKKGMCIKFPLSKVRQIGRVARGVTAIRFKEKGDEVVGAVVIENDTQEILSVSQKGIGKRTTADEYRLQSRGGKGVICMKLTSKTKDLVGVVMVDESMDLMALTSSGKMIRVDMQSIRKAGRNTSGVIVVNVDGDDVVSIARCPKEDSDDEDFDIIDDDFIAEQMAKITEVE
- the hemE gene encoding uroporphyrinogen decarboxylase, yielding MIFIDACFGKPTPYTPVWMMRQAGRYLPEYMKVRSEAGDFLSLCKDYKKASEVTLQPVDILGVDAAILFSDILVVPMEMGMELKFVKGEGPLFPKPIATMEDLDRLSSDKAIKNLSYVYDTIKLTREKLPQDKALIGFCGAPWTIATYMIEGGSTKTYNICKKMVYDNPQFLHAILRKVTNALKLYLSEQIKAGVNAVQIFDSWAGALEKSAYMEFGFSYINEIVDYLKSNFPDIAVIVFPKGIGGFLEDISGNFDVLGVDWSTPLKSVKNSLGKKYVLQGNMEPARLYSKDAIDDGVDEILSIMGGKRHIFNLGHGILPDIPVENAKYFIKSVQEKSAKYAK
- a CDS encoding tRNA dihydrouridine synthase; its protein translation is MIDFSSKPLFLAPLAGFSDLPLRTLAKRFGCDCTVSEMISSNALVYEHDKTLSMIEKSPLESPYIIQIAGSQKDIIAKAVDILNEFDGIDGIDLNCGCPVPKVVKQNAGSALLNDSKLLCTLVETIKNRSNKRYTSVKIRLGFNTKMAHEIAQDLANAGADFICVHGRTRAGGYSALVDYEAIAMVKSSTNIPVIANGDININNYKEVLKITNCDGLMIGRASIGSPWIFQEIKNNQSISPYEKKEIVKEHFELMLKTYGKHAISIFRKHLHEYSKGISGASEFRSSVNQIQSIDMMKEQIEQFFDPCKAIS
- a CDS encoding sigma-54-dependent transcriptional regulator → MNVVIVEDDINMRKSLEIALGDYEEFSVKSYKSATEALKKLSSDTDIIVTDINMPGMDGLEFIKELNGKYDVIIMTGNATLNRAIESVRLGVKDFLTKPFDIDTLATAIKRTTLITQKTKKPNITTQIKNSNFLSASANLDKTLNIAKKAAQTDVSVMIMGESGVGKELFSRYIHENSKRKDNPLMAINMAAIPENLLESELYGYEKGAFTDATTTKKGLFELASGGTLFLDEIGEMPLNLQPKLLRAIQEREIVRVGASKPIKIDVRIISATNANLEQKVANGEFREDLFYRLNTIPLKIPPLRERKDEIEGIAAATLKRVCAEYELGQKEFSKEAIKELLDYNYPGNIRELISIVERAAILSEEKSISKEDLFIYAKK
- a CDS encoding aspartate-semialdehyde dehydrogenase, which encodes MRKYSIAVVGATGAVGEEIFRVLEEMNFPVGDILPLASARSVGKEIEFKSKSYPIVELTDTVFEEHEIDIAFFSAGGSISAHFAPLAAASGAVVIDNTSHFRMDPEVPLVVPECNPEDISQWHNKGIIANPNCSTIQMVQILKPLDDAFGIQRVDVSTYQATSGAGKKGMEELVLQMQKFFEFKLDECEPSAFKHQIALNVIPHIDIFLENDYTKEEMKMVNETQKILHKNIQVSATCVRVPVLRSHSESITIRFQTAIDAQKATQILKNAPSVVVQDSPKDNLYPMPIHASDTNDTYVGRIRRDNYDESILHLWCVADQIRVGAATNAVRIAQKWIELQEQNG
- a CDS encoding LPP20 family lipoprotein; this translates as MKRVLSVLIVGLVLSGCANTISSLNQQPTEVVVQKVDKDDIRDIIKNDKMLPTMDLDSEAVFTAVGEGIPPMDTVSPAQARALAKRSAITDGYRQLAGKLYGVKINAKETVKDAMLQSSVIEARVLGLIKNASVINQDFKDGLYRVEMELKIDQEKWQELFAY
- the recO gene encoding recombination protein RecO, whose amino-acid sequence is MQGYILKVQKVKDEDCLVTILSSHKQIKCYRFYGARHSIITQGFKLDFELIESKAFLPHLRSTMHLGFSWLIDREKLLIWQNFMRLLADHLRDVEDSDEFYFELVESCAKKFHRQNPIRVILEAYAKILKFEGRLHLDNYCFICDNPLSDEISLGRAFLAAHPICINKYILNKDDIMKFLSTGSTAHLDDNTIKSLYLILLEGF
- a CDS encoding YqhA family protein; protein product: MDSIKNKIERLFEGLLWKSRMVTLLPVIFGLLGAFVMFIVASYDIIKVFIYAWNYLVLGDHSIDLHSDGVGLIIGAIDLYLMALVFFIFSFGIYELFISQIDTIKNSRQARVLEVHSLDQLKDKIGKVIVMVLVVNFFQRVLHAKFTTPLEMVYLALSILALCLGLYFLHKSSKH
- a CDS encoding radical SAM protein, with protein sequence MKYKFIFGPVSSRRFGSSLGIDLSPEQKSCNFDCLYCELAKAKVVRTIANEPSTSEIINELKDALSEFKDIDVITITANGEPSLYSDLSNLIAQINLLKTTQKSLILSNGSAVLNPKISNTLLELDIVKFSLDSANPKTFRKIDRSIDKIDTDNLIELMSEFRMKFKGELIMEVLVVAGYNDSDDEFIALNKAFKKISPHRIDISTIDRPPAHNASGVSSQKLHHLSTFIDAAPVNIASKMPLKSKFDYSQDELEKLLKLRPQSLYDIENNFTQNAKINLQNLINQGKVIECDLAGMKFYRI